The DNA region GGTGGATCTTGAGGACCTGCTGGTACGACTCCAGGGCCAGGTCGAGCTCGCCCTGGTCTTTGTAAACGTTCCCGATGTTGCCGAGAGCATCCGCCTCGCCGAGGGGTTTGCCGATCCTGCGATAGATATCTCTGGCCTGCTGGAAACAATCCAAGGCCTGGGCGAACTTCGCCTGGTATTCGTAAACGATCCCGATGCCGCAGAGAGCATCCGCCTCGCCGAGGGGGTTGCCGATCCTGCGGTGAATCGTGAGGGACTGCTGGAAATACTCTAGGGCCTGGTCGAGCTCGCCCTGGATTCTGTAAACAATCCCGATGACGCCGAGAGCATTCGCCTCGAAGCGGGGGTTGCCGATCCTGCGGTGTATCTCGAGGGCCTGTCGTTGTGACTCCAGGGCCTGGTCGAGCTCGCCTTGGTTCTTGTAAACGTTTCCGATGTTACCGAGGAATGCCCCCTTGAATTCTGAAGCGTCTTTTTCTTCAGCTATTTCCAGGCCTGTACGGTAGGCTTCAAGAGCCGTTTCGTATGCAGAGGTATTGTAAAGAGAGTTGCCAAGATTCAGAAGAGCGGACATGGTGGGAAGGGTATTAGCGGACTGCCGGTAGTTTTCCGCAGCTTCCTGGTATTCGTAGCTTTCTTCGGCTTTTTCGCCGGCCTGGAAGTACATTTCCGCAGTGTCTTTCAATTTACTTTTCTTCTCTTCAGCAACTTCTTCCAACTCTTTTTGAAAACCTTTGAGTGTGGCTTTTGGGAATAAATCACCTCTCAGGTCCTGGATTTGCTCAATTATTTTCTCATTACCCTTTTGGTGCTCTTCCCTTTCTCTTTTCCACAGACAAAAACCGGCAATTGCGGCTGCGGCGGTAAAACCAATTGCAAGTAGTGTAAAATGCATCCGCTTATCAGGATTCATCGCTGCCAGAGTACCGAAAAAAGCAACAGCTAAGCCAAATAACAAGGTTAATATTTTCAGTAAATAAGTCATGGCGCGCTGGTTTTCAGAGGGTAGCGGATCGGATAAACGCGATTCAGTATACAGGACTTCCCTTATTAA from Candidatus Glassbacteria bacterium includes:
- a CDS encoding tetratricopeptide repeat protein encodes the protein MITTCQVYKIWFDLIREVLYTESRLSDPLPSENQRAMTYLLKILTLLFGLAVAFFGTLAAMNPDKRMHFTLLAIGFTAAAAIAGFCLWKREREEHQKGNEKIIEQIQDLRGDLFPKATLKGFQKELEEVAEEKKSKLKDTAEMYFQAGEKAEESYEYQEAAENYRQSANTLPTMSALLNLGNSLYNTSAYETALEAYRTGLEIAEEKDASEFKGAFLGNIGNVYKNQGELDQALESQRQALEIHRRIGNPRFEANALGVIGIVYRIQGELDQALEYFQQSLTIHRRIGNPLGEADALCGIGIVYEYQAKFAQALDCFQQARDIYRRIGKPLGEADALGNIGNVYKDQGELDLALESYQQVLKIHRRIGNPLGEANDLGNIGLVYANQGEFDQALEYLQQSRDIYLEIGARGEGLKIVEGAIREIEEGELEP